In Hermetia illucens chromosome 5, iHerIll2.2.curated.20191125, whole genome shotgun sequence, a single window of DNA contains:
- the LOC119657325 gene encoding pyridoxal-dependent decarboxylase domain-containing protein 1: MTDSVKEEPNNNKTEEKVSEIAASSIRSGLAELEMRTSQTLQRLENVRHVPKEDPANPTAAGPVTEGTALLHGDQKPPSEILESLEKLIAFTNSDDDPDFPLPALDDVSHLALISHSIVAYLSHLDRQQLARVTGQISGDTSRWLGSIFRFIDCSASYHTDNAEATLRAVRLAIISRCPGYLEGGIPALANPCLYISENSTPIRLQYACRQLGIPLECIKLITTNMPFGTMDLSVLQKQIQADVAANRTPLFVVADIGSSLCGNVDNLTRLQEICRTNNIWLHAAGHGLAALAVTQGPGNLRSAADSITVNLGSWLGIPSLPIVLLHRQMQNITLTVFDSDPILSRRLTALSLWTTLQALGRETIAEKILLAFQTCSIVFEIASKCDGIRILSRAPGGQSGVHLSDLIHKPVDINVLFETAVPVVVFQFDGTSVKVEQEVAASTGDQNQDLTQAMINKSIEKVANAAYFDRLNSWLGQIIQRDCNNFDFEIIDHQIHGTCIRFCPLELGLGEHPPTPDNLENFAHCLEAHVDILRATVKHKATFNKLVEKSEVLRLVPLPDWAGMGGVRFVPEGWETLLTDQAKTELNKLNTDLVDTLRSTDNAFSLGEGTDGLICVRFGMVTHDTDVEELLDLVISVGKSVQENSKVLDTMSEIVKKGIETATADLQRESDEKLWSEGLLRHVPVVGRMVNWWSPPIKESGIKGRSLNLTQGVVESTENIYKYHMQMTGAPNQLPANKSPPTPMVQTPVGTTSSAGHSRNVSQSSAASASASATSVQETSTQK; this comes from the exons ATGACTGACAGCGTGAAAGAAGAGCCGAACAATAACAAAACCGAGGAAAAAGTGTCCGAAATCGCGGCCTCCAGT ATACGTTCTGGCCTTGCTGAGTTGGAGATGAGAACCTCGCAGACATTGCAACGTCTGGAGAATGTACGTCATGTGCCGAAGGAGGACCCGGCAAACCCTACAGCCGCCGGCCCAGTGACGGAAGGCACAGCATTGCTCCATGGCGACCAGAAACCCCCATCCGAAATCCTGGAGTCGCTAGAGAAACTTATTGCCTTTACCAACTCCGACGACGACCCGGATTTCCCGCTGCCGGCACTTGACGACGTCTCACATCTCGCTCTGATCTCGCACAGCATCGTTGCATATTTGAGTCATTTGGATAGACAACAATTGGCACGAGTCACGGGACAAATATCGGGGGATACTTCCCGCTGGCTGGGCAGTATCTTCCGATTCATCGACTGCTCGGCAAGTTACCACACAGACAACGCGGAGGCGACTCTGCGTGCAGTTCGTCTGGCGATTATCTCGCGATGTCCCGGCTATTTGGAGGGCGGAATTCCTGCTCTAGCGAATCCCTGTCTTTATATCTCAGAGAACTCGACACCTATAAGGCTGCAGTACGCTTGCCGACAGCTAGGAATCCCTTTAGAGTGCATAAAACTGATCACTACGAACATGCCCTTCGGAACGATGGATTTGTCGGTGCTACAAAAACAAATTCAAGCTGACGTGGCGGCCAACAGAACGCCTCTGTTTGTAGTGGCCGACATAGGTTCCTCGTTGTGTGGGAACGTCGACAACCTCACCCGCCTCCAGGAAATTTGCCGGACAAATAATATTTGGTTGCACGCTGCCGGTCATGGACTAGCTGCACTGGCGGTTACTCAAGGGCCAGGCAAC TTACGCTCGGCGGCTGACTCCATTACAGTTAATCTGGGCAGTTGGTTAGGCATTCCCAGTCTCCCGATTGTA CTCCTTCATAGGCAGATGCAAAATATCACGCTGACGGTTTTCGACTCCGATCCGATTCTATCACGCCGTCTGACGGCTCTCTCATTGTGGACAACGTTACAAGCCTTGGGCAGAGAAACGATTGCCGAGAAAATTTTGTTAGCATTCCAAACTTGCAGTATTGTATTCGAAATAGCATCGAAATGTGATGGAATAAGAATTCTG AGTCGTGCGCCTGGCGGACAATCGGGAGTGCATTTAAGTGATCTTATACATAAGCCTGTAGACATAAAC GTTCTTTTTGAAACTGCCGTTCCCGTCGTAGTATTCCAATTCGATGGAACGTCCGTGAAAGTGGAACAAGAAGTGGCAGCATCGACTGGTGATCAAAATCAAGATTTAACGCAAGCAATGATTaataaatcaattgaaaaagtAGCGAACGCAGCATACTTTGACCGTTTGAATTCATGGCTTGGACAAATCATTCAGCGCGATTGTAATAAT TTCGACTTTGAAATAATTGATCATCAAATCCACGGCACATGCATCCGGTTCTGTCCTCTAGAACTAGGTCTCGGTGAACACCCCCCAACGCCTGATAATTTAGAGAATTTCGCACATTGTTTGGAAGCGCATGTAGACATACTGCGAGCCACTGTTAAACATAAGGCCACATTCAATAAACTAgtggaaaaaagtgaagtgctCAGATTGGTTCCACTGCCCGATTGGGCTGGCATGGGAGGTGTTCGATTTGTCCCCGAGGGCTGGGAGACGTTGCTCACAGATCAAGCGAAAACCGAGTTGAATAAACTCAATACAGACCTGGTTGATACCCTGCGATCAACAGACAATGCCTTTTCACTGGGCGAAGGTACAGATGGTCTTATTTGCGTTCGTTTTGGAATGGTCACACACGACACGGACGTGGAAGAACTTCTCGATCTTGTCATTTCAGTTGGAAAGAGTGTACAAGAAAATTCAAAAGTCTTGGATACTATGTCGGAAATAGTGAAGAAG GGCATCGAAACGGCAACTGCCGATCTGCAACGCGAATCTGATGAGAAACTTTGGTCGGAAGGGTTGCTCAGACATGTGCCGGTAGTCGGGCGTATGGTTAACTGGTGGTCGCCGCCAATAAAGGAGTCTGGTATTAAAGGTAGAAGCCTAAATCTAACGCAAGGTGTAGTCGAAAGCACAGAAAATATTTATAA GTATCACATGCAAATGACTGGTGCTCCTAATCAACTGCCAGCTAATAAGTCCCCGCCTACACCCATGGTACAAACCCCAGTCGGCACAACATCGTCAGCCGGACACTCACGGAATGTTAGCCAGAGCAGCGCTGCTTCAGCTTCCGCTTCGGCAACTTCAGTACAGGAGACATCCACGCAAAAGTAG